The DNA sequence ttgttcaATGGAAAGTTTATATAGATGATAAAGGTTCTAGATGAAATGGTCAATGTTAATTTAGAAGCTATTTTTaagggattgttcacccaaaaatgaataattacccaccctcatgttgttccaaacctgtaaggcCTTTGTTCATCGTCAGACCtcaaaataagatatttgtgatgaaatccaagagctctCTGATCCTGCCTAGACAGCAACACAAGTACTATGTTCAAGGTCCAGACTTGATAAAATAGTCCATTTGACATCAGTGGTTGAATCACAGTTTTATGAAGATGTCCTTACTTCATTTTTGAACTTGGGAACATTGCAGTTTCATTGCGGTCTcggattttatcaaaaatatcttaatttgtgttctggtGATGAATGAATGTCTTACGGTTAAGAACAACATGAGATTGAGgaattaatgaaagaatttttatttttggggtgaaccatCTCTATTTGATCTGTGATTCTGGTTATATTGTAAACCATTGCATGTTATTCCAAGGAAAACCATTTCTCTTTGTAATCTTTGTTCAGATTGCAACAACTTCTACTCTGCTTCTACTCTGTAACGACTTTCTTTTTCCACTGACGTCACGTTGGAGAATGTTAACCAGTAAGCAAATAGCTACTTAAGTAATGTTTTATGAAGCCTGCATTTGGTCCGCCCACTTTTCACAATCCAATCAATTCCCAATAGATAAAATCAAATCTTGCCTTGCAAGATTTTCTTTCAACATCCTTCACTCAGAAACACATCATGTTACTGCAGTGAAATTGGTTGGAAACGGCAGTTTATGTTAATTATAATGACTAATGGCCTTGTGTGGCCAGTCTATCAAAGGTAATAGTGATTGTTTGGTTTAGAGGAGAATTGGGGAATGACATATTTGCATCGCTCTCACATCTccaacaggcaaaaaaaaacgttaaatagTTTCAAAAAGATGGTAAGAAGACATAACACATGCTATTTGAAATGCATCAGACTTCTCCAGTGagcagaagggaaaaaaaacaatgcgcTAAGTATATGATCTGTCTTCTGGGTATAATTAGGCGCTCATGGTTGAAAACGGTGAACTCGTGGATTTGAACTTTTCAGTGTGTGGGAGGAGAATGGTAGCTTCAGGCTAAGTTTTCTTGAGCCACAGTGTTATTTCCCATGTAAATAATCTTGCTTGAGCCGACAACTAAATGTTtttccacctctctctctctttctttgcaTCCTCAGGCTCTTTCTTCCCAGCTCTGAAACCCTCTGAGGTGGTGTTCAAAGTGATCTTCTGGTTGGGCTACTTCAACAGTTGCATTAACCCCATAATTTACCCCTGCTCGAGCAAGGAGTTCCAGCGGGCCTTCATCCGCCTGGTTCGCTGCCAGTGCCAGCGCCGCCGCCGTATCCTACGCCGCTTCTACGACCAGCGCTGGAGAACAGCCATGCGAGGAGCCCGGAGGGACCCGCACAGAGACTACTGCTCTGGATTTCCTTTTCACGAGCAGTGTGCTAACTCTATCTATTCCTGCCAGAGCAAGAGCCGGCCTCTTAGTCTGAAGAGCTGGAGCTTCTTCCCCCCTTTACAGAAGTCCTCCTTCCAGCTGAAGGAGAAAATGAACAACCTTTCCAATAAGATTAAGAACGGGACAGGGAAGAGTAGCACCTCTGCTCTGGCCCGGACAGAGATTGACACGGTCTCCATGGGGATCTACAACGACTGCACCGATCAGAGCGGCTACCAGATCTACGACCTCACAGAGTGCTACGGCCTGAAGGAAACAGACATCTAAACAAAGACTGAGATTACTGTCTGTTTTCTCTGAGAGCTCTGACCCACTGCCAGTTCTTAGgaattgtttgatttttttttttttttttttttctgaaagacTAGTATTTTTGTCATGTCTTAAAGCACACATTCGGAAAGCAAATATGCGGAAGAAATGACAACGACGATATGTGTTAAAGGAGATTAATGTATTTTCAcattgataatttaaaaatatttctttgaaaGTGGGAAAAGTACACTGAATTGAAAAAttgtgtggggaaaaaaaaaacctatctGCACTGGATCAGAATGAAAAGACTCATAGCTGCTGGGTATCTGTATACCGTGTTGTCCATGTGGCCTTTGAGAAATAGTCTGTCAGGCGTTTCAAACTCTCTGATGACCAGCAACGGTTTTGAACTGTATTTACAAAGAAAGATTGTTAAACTTGTTGTCAGTTAAGTGTGAatggaaaacatattttactgtGATGTATCTGAGAGACCGTTGAATCCATGACAGATTTGTATTGACATAATGATTCGCTGTGATTCTCAGATTGCTGTGGAATtcacttttaaatgataaataaattgattCAGAGGTGCGTACCTTTCTTCGTGAGGCACGGTTTGTAACCTAAACAGATTTTGTGCAGATGTTTGCAGTATCACAGAGGGTAGTTCTGAATAATGTGTTATTCGTGTGCTATTCATGCTATTCTCATTTGCACCATCCCTTAAAAggaccaacaaaaaaaaaaaaatcatggacTACAACtcagtttttgtgttgttgaGAAAAGCTTTGGGTTTCTTTGTAATGCTGATGTTACGGTGTCTTTCAGTGTCAactattaaacataataaatttgAAAAGAGCATGCAGTTGATCTAATGTGTATTTGATGGATCATTAAAACAATGATATCCTTTTTACGAATTATAtccttttaataatgttatttgtgCACAGCAATGATATTATATTGAAATCAAGTACCTAGCTTGTCAGACTTTTCTCCTGAGAAATGTTAAATGCGATAGTTCACcctcaaatgaaaaacaatgatttacTCACCTCATGTTCCAAAGTCataaaactattcttttaacaaAGGTTATAAGGATGAACAAATCCAAATTAATCGAGCAGTTTAATCCAAGTAATGTGCAGAGATGCAATGGTTTTAGACAATGAACAGGTTAGATTAAGGcttttattcacatataaacaTTCAGAAACACAGGAACAAACACAGAAGCTTATTaggtttcatcaaaaatagtcctatggttttggaacaacatgagtgtGAGTAAGTCAATTATTGTatagaattgtaatttttgggtaaactatccctttaagttttCACACCCACAGATAAATTTGTGACTCCTTTGTACATAAGGTCAGATGTTCTTGCTTCCATTCAAGATGCTCTATGGTGGAAAATTGCCAAATCATGCCAGAGAACatgattataatattattatgaaaatacacattttaatattacagcTTTGTGCTCTTACGGCACATCTCTTATCTCTtgtctacatttttatttatacaaggAACTTTAGGAGAGCCATCATGATGCTTAACCAAAATATTACAGAGAACTTTATGATCATGAAAAAGCAGTCTCTGCGAATTTAAAGCGGTCAGCCTATTAACTGATTTATTGCTGCATTAATTTTCtcaataattatgaaaaatctAAGATGGCCAGTAGAGGTCGCTGTTTTGCACATTCCTACAATTTTACAACAGAATTGGAAACACAATTGTTAACAGGAAGCATCTAAAAGCAGTCTGAATCATCTCACATTATGCTTGATTATAAAACTGACAAGACTGTGGGTGTGAAGATGACTTGCGAGAATAGCACACTGTATGTGCGAACaaactgtttttgaaaagtgGTTTCCTTTTCCATTTAAGAGTCCTGAGAACTTACTGAAGAGTAAATCAATGCGAGCCCCTGTCCTCCCTTGTTTCCTGTGGATTACTGAAGACTACCACCAGCATGCATAGCAGTTCTTAATGAGTTCCTTCAGCTAAGTGCTTGTATGTTTTAACTTGTCACAATAATGACTTCACTTACATTTCGCTGCCTTAAAACTCTAAGCAGTGCCAGAAATGTCTAAAAAGAAGAGCATTAGAGTGAATGGCCCGGGCTCAGAGGTAACAGAACATTagcttaattattaaaaaaggcaTTATACTGGATGTTTTCCAGAGACTATttccattttcaaaatgattacataaattttttaatataaagagaTCAGCCCCCAAGTTTCTTTATCTTTGCTTACCTCACTATCGAAGCAGGCAGACCAGCTGGGGCCAATTCTCTGTCCGGCAGTCATTTTATAAGAATTATATCAAGAAAACGTGATCACAACTGAGATGTTATTTCCATcattacataattatttgttCTCATACATATTTTAGCTATGACTGTGATGTTCTGCAGGTCATGGGTGCTAATCTGTGACAGGGGAGGATGTGTCACACAcatttttgaagtgtttttttacacGCAGGGTAAGTGCACTGTAACTGCTCccttaaaaaagcaaaaacctaATGTTCCTGGTTGTCCCtagttgtgtttattatttcattctGCTAATTTTGTTGAACATACCAGAACCTTTTCTCCAAAGTACATTATGTGAGTTTAAAATTTGCTCCTATCAATTTTAGATTCCCACCGTTACAGCTTGTACCACAGAATGCTCATAATTCTGCCAATATACAAAAGGTAAAGACCCGTTTGCTACTTTGATTGCACTTTGCATTAGTTCTGGCAATAGATGCAGTAGAATGAAGGATTATTTGCTGCAAAGCACagaatttgaggaaaaaaaaagatgaatgcaGGCCAGACATCCATTTATTCACACATTTTACAGGAAGTTCAATACCAAATCACAATGTTAGCATGCACTTTATCACTTGTCATGCTGTTAGCCTAACAGAGTTGTAATCCTCATCTCACCCATAGGGCAATAAGATATTTTCAGAGCAatttataatatgttttaaaatatgcaaaaatggccTAAAGatgatatatttacataaccaatatgtattttaaacatatgcCAAATATGTGTTGTAAACAATGAAGCTCAAGGATattacacacacgtatatacatatgcatatacatggcaacatttaaacaaaatgcgGTAAAATTGTgcgtatttattatgcatatctacacgcacgcacacacatacatatacatatatatagtgtcacggtgtggttgcagaaaggagcactcaatgagaatataacagttttaatcttccaCAAGAGAGGAAATTAAAATACTACAGACAGGCAAACTAGAACCACACATATTAAAGACGAGACCAGCCAATCTGAACTGAaccaaacaggaacttatatgaCAAAGTAAATGacttaattaactcaaaacacctgaacACGAGGCAATTAACTGAAaatagggcacacagagcacatgggacaagatatgtctaatatatatatatatatatatatatatatatatatatatatatatatatatatatatatatatatatatatatatatacataattatttaaatatatatgtaaatgcatgtaaattttttaaatactgcatgtatgtgtctttatacataataaatatacacagaacgcatttgtttttctttaaatgtaacatGTGAATGCATTTTCTTGGATTTAAGTATATAAAGCAAAGTATATAAGTTATATGTAACTGCTCCTGTTCTACTGTAACATTGGAATAAGGCATATGTGGTAAAGTCTATAtttgaacaatattttatatatagtttgcCATATGGGCTGGACAggaacatttcattaaaacagatGACAACTTCCACTACAGTCTACTGGTTGTCAGTGACATCTCTTTTCGAGTGAGAGAGGTCCATTCCTTGAGCTGTGCCAGGCAGACATATTCTGCAGCCCATTATCATGAGGAAAGCCCTACGGAAGGACCTGTTAAAGAAGCCATAGAGGAAAGGGTTTAGGGAGGAGTTGACATACCCCAACCACAGGAACACATCCCATATAACAGCAGCAGTCCCGTACTCAATAAACGGGTCGACGATATTAACAGTAAAGAACGGCAACCAGAAAAGAAGGAAAACGCCCATGATAATACCCAGAGTTTTGGCTGCTTTTCTTTCCCTCCTTATTGAGTTGcgatgtttttgtttcttgctTGAGTCCTTGCCCACACCTGCCGCCATCTGCGCCTCCATCGCGCTTATCTGCATGGCTTGCCGCTTTGCAGCTTTGTAGATTTTCCAGTAGGCCACCAACATGGTCACCATAGGCAGATAAAACGCTACAAGAGACGCCATAACGGCATAAACGCGGTTCACTAAGAAGATGCACACGTTTTCAGGCAAAGGAATGTCCATACCTAGCTTGTGCAGCCCGAGAAGGATTGGGCAGAAGGAGATGAGGAAAGGAATGGCCCAGCAAACCACAATCAGGAGACCCACACGCTTATGGGACATCTTAAACGAATACACCAAGGGGTTGCAGACGGCGTAATAGCGGTCAAAAGCGATGCAGCTCAAATGGAAGATGGAGGCCGTGCAGAGCATAACGTCCAAGCTGGAGTGAAGATGGCAGAAGGTTGGGCCGAAGTACCAACAACCCTCAACTGTTCTGACCATACTGTACGGCATAACAACTAGACCCACCAGGAAGTCAGCAACAGCCAGAGACATGACGAAAGAGTTAGTAGGACACTGCAACTGTTTGAAGTAAGCGATGGCGAGCACCACCAGGAAGTTGCCGACAACGGTGCAGACGATCCCAGAGATGATGAAGACATAGAGGGCGACTCGCGAGCCGGAGCTCCTCAACGTAGCACAGGGCTCCAAATCAGAGTCGAGTGAAAAGTTGCTCCATTCCGAGGAGTTTTCCATGCTGTTCAACCTGGTGATAAACGAGACACGAGCATTCAAGATTTATTCTCAAAATCACtgataaatgctttatttgatCTCACATCATGCTGTGAGCAAGAAGAAAAATGCTCGATTGAGATATTGTCTAGTGTTGCGAATAAACTGCCACACTGATATATGAGAACTAAAATGTCTGCGTCGTTTCACCACACCATAATAATCACTCTATTTCACCATCAATATTTTTGCTAAGTGACAACTGCCCCTGAAGCTCCTGGAAGGCTGGGAAAGCAGAACAGACTGGGAAACCAAAGCCAAATCtgcaatgaaaacaatattttggaTCCTTCGCTTCTGGATATCGGCCAAGAATCATAAAGAAGCCCCTCAACTCGACCTTGTCTCAGGAATTGTATCCCTGCAGCGCGCCCCATTGTGACCTTTGGGATTACACCTAATGTGCAT is a window from the Puntigrus tetrazona isolate hp1 chromosome 1, ASM1883169v1, whole genome shotgun sequence genome containing:
- the LOC122342190 gene encoding 5-hydroxytryptamine receptor 4 isoform X2, with the protein product MENSSEWSNFSLDSDLEPCATLRSSGSRVALYVFIISGIVCTVVGNFLVVLAIAYFKQLQCPTNSFVMSLAVADFLVGLVVMPYSMVRTVEGCWYFGPTFCHLHSSLDVMLCTASIFHLSCIAFDRYYAVCNPLVYSFKMSHKRVGLLIVVCWAIPFLISFCPILLGLHKLGMDIPLPENVCIFLVNRVYAVMASLVAFYLPMVTMLVAYWKIYKAAKRQAMQISAMEAQMAAGVGKDSSKKQKHRNSIRRERKAAKTLGIIMGVFLLFWLPFFTVNIVDPFIEYGTAAVIWDVFLWLGYVNSSLNPFLYGFFNRSFRRAFLMIMGCRICLPGTAQGMDLSHSKRDVTDNQ
- the LOC122342190 gene encoding 5-hydroxytryptamine receptor 4 isoform X1, with amino-acid sequence MTGLETPLAKELNSMENSSEWSNFSLDSDLEPCATLRSSGSRVALYVFIISGIVCTVVGNFLVVLAIAYFKQLQCPTNSFVMSLAVADFLVGLVVMPYSMVRTVEGCWYFGPTFCHLHSSLDVMLCTASIFHLSCIAFDRYYAVCNPLVYSFKMSHKRVGLLIVVCWAIPFLISFCPILLGLHKLGMDIPLPENVCIFLVNRVYAVMASLVAFYLPMVTMLVAYWKIYKAAKRQAMQISAMEAQMAAGVGKDSSKKQKHRNSIRRERKAAKTLGIIMGVFLLFWLPFFTVNIVDPFIEYGTAAVIWDVFLWLGYVNSSLNPFLYGFFNRSFRRAFLMIMGCRICLPGTAQGMDLSHSKRDVTDNQ